In one window of Oryzias melastigma strain HK-1 linkage group LG5, ASM292280v2, whole genome shotgun sequence DNA:
- the nicn1 gene encoding nicolin-1, producing MSCSEDHTESVDCTVKPPVFLQIGDTKGDSARSGVCVVDVTLPYGKPINIEKITFKNYYTAYVTVRLLRRKAEKEGSTKWCTALTDLALMDNPHTDGGSQNYFSIHRRQMQVQPDHVESIRLILRQPSSAWRIFSLEDIRLFPHKELAPEKEVSDWLSDLIVVKQPPDLEGLPDPQTVSSSIQQMWALTEVMQANRTTASIGRFDVDGCYDINLLSLT from the exons ATGAGCTGCAGTGAGGATCACACAGAGTCTGTGGACTGCACCGTCAAACCTCCCGTCTTTCTGCAGATTGGAGACACTAAAGGAGACTCGGCACGCTCTGGTGTCTGCGTGGTCGATGTCACCCTTCCATATGGAAAACCCATCAAT ATTGAGAAAATCACCTTTAAGAACTACTACACAGCGTATGTGACTGTGCGTCTGTTGAGGAGGAAGGCTGAGAAGGAGGGCTCCACCAAGTGGTGCACCGCCCTGACTGACCTGGCCCTGATGGACAACCCCCACACCGATGGCGGCTCCCAAAACTACTTCTCTATTCATCGGAGGCAG ATGCAGGTGCAGCCGGACCACGTAGAGTCCATCAGGCTGATCCTGAGACAGCCGTCCTCCGCCTGGCGGATCTTCAGCCTGGAGGACATAAGGCTGTTTCCTCACAAAGAGCTg GCTCCAGAAAAGGAGGTTTCTGATTGGCTATCGGACCTGATTGTGGTCAAGCAGCCTCCTGATTTAGAG GGTCTCCCAGACCCCCAGACTGTTTCTTCCAGTATTCAGCAGATGTGGGCTCTGACTGAAGTGATGCAGGCCAACCGCACCACCGCCTCCATAGGCCGCTTTGAT gttGATGGATGCTACGACATTAACTTGCTTTCTCTGACGTAA